Within Streptomyces sp. SS1-1, the genomic segment TGGCGATCGACGAGCGCGGTGCGACCCGGCCGGTACCCCGTTTCCCGGACGGCTTCCTGTGGGGGGTGTCCACCTCGGCCCACCAGATCGAGGGGGCGGCGGAGCTGCGCGAGCGGTCCGTGTGGGACGCGTTCACGGCCGAGCCGGGGCGTGTGAAGGACGGCTCGACGGCCGAGGTGGCCTGCGACCACTACCACCGCTACCGCGAGGACGTGGCACTGCTCGCCGGGCTCGGCGTGGACGCCTACCGGTTCTCGATCTCCTGGCCTCGGGTGAACTCCCCGCAGGGGCTGGACTTCTACGACCGTCTGGTGGATGAGCTGTGCGCGGCGGGCGTACGCCCGGTGCCGACGCTCTTCCACTGGGACCTGCCCGTCGCGCTGGACTGGCTGGAGCGGGACACGGCCGACCGGTTCGCCGCGCACGTGTCCCGGGTCGCCGGCCGCCTCGGCGACCGGGTCGGCACCTGGATCACCCTGAACGAACCGGCCGAGCACACCCTGCTGGGCCACGCCCTGGGCACCCACGCGCCCGGCCGGCGGCTCCTGTTCGACGCGCTGCCGGTCGCCCACCACCAGCTGCTCGCGCACGGGCTCGCGGTACGGGCGCTGCGCGCGGCCGGCGCGACGGACGTCGGGATCACGAACTCGCACGGGCCGACCTGGCCGGCGTCGCGGGAGCAGGCGGACCTGGAGGCGGCGGACTTCTACGACCTGCTGCTGAACCGGCTGTT encodes:
- a CDS encoding GH1 family beta-glucosidase is translated as MIRRMAIDERGATRPVPRFPDGFLWGVSTSAHQIEGAAELRERSVWDAFTAEPGRVKDGSTAEVACDHYHRYREDVALLAGLGVDAYRFSISWPRVNSPQGLDFYDRLVDELCAAGVRPVPTLFHWDLPVALDWLERDTADRFAAHVSRVAGRLGDRVGTWITLNEPAEHTLLGHALGTHAPGRRLLFDALPVAHHQLLAHGLAVRALRAAGATDVGITNSHGPTWPASREQADLEAADFYDLLLNRLFADPLLLGRYPDGIEALMPGDVEADLKVIAEPLDFYGVNYYAPTRVGAPQGTEIEFGGITMPAELPFSVRDIEGVPTTDFGWPVVPEGLTELLTGFRDRYGDRLPPVVVTENGCSYEGVDDQERIAYLDGHVRALHRAVEAGVDVRGYFVWSLLDNFEWAEGYARRFGLVHVDFATQRRTPKASYRWFRDLLRAQRQAGTPAG